In a genomic window of Thalassotalea piscium:
- a CDS encoding CPBP family intramembrane glutamic endopeptidase: MISYKLGHSTRTVLLIWVFVIIVEVPIRMLIQPDPWLLHPTHWYFSQPTRVLIELTLVLILLLCINKYFRDLLTLDKRNLTLLIYSSVITVLLFSILEKNQISESINAPFTTIIIWLLTGFFVGVGQELVYRGILYTSLLSFISRYWAVGITTILFIVAPLHSVRLWNFYLQGELQIIVILVMIYAAVGVFFHWLRCKSDSIIVPSVAHGLGNGITWLAVFS; the protein is encoded by the coding sequence ATGATAAGTTATAAATTAGGCCACTCTACAAGAACTGTTTTACTGATATGGGTATTCGTTATTATTGTTGAAGTACCAATACGAATGTTAATCCAACCAGATCCTTGGTTGCTTCACCCTACGCATTGGTATTTTTCACAACCTACAAGGGTGTTAATTGAATTAACATTAGTGCTGATCTTATTGTTATGTATTAATAAATATTTCAGGGACTTATTAACTTTAGATAAGCGCAACCTTACTTTACTAATATATTCATCGGTTATTACAGTGTTGCTGTTTAGTATTTTGGAAAAAAATCAGATTAGCGAGAGTATTAACGCTCCTTTTACCACTATAATTATCTGGTTACTGACAGGATTTTTTGTTGGGGTTGGCCAAGAGTTAGTATACCGGGGAATACTTTATACTAGTCTGTTGTCTTTTATTTCAAGGTATTGGGCCGTTGGAATAACCACCATTTTATTTATAGTTGCGCCCTTACATTCAGTTCGCTTATGGAATTTTTATTTACAAGGAGAGCTCCAAATTATTGTTATTTTAGTGATGATTTATGCAGCAGTAGGAGTTTTTTTCCATTGGTTAAGATGTAAAAGTGATAGCATTATTGTACCTAGTGTTGCACACGGGTTGGGAAACGGTATTACTTGGCTCGCTGTTTTTTCATAA
- a CDS encoding tetratricopeptide repeat protein has translation MLKKSLYYLDRDLDKAEDIIVKALEEAPEDAEVNFVCGRIMGKQAENTIIYALSYAKKSLSCLRKAVKLEPSEIRYKLGLLNFYLGAPSIAGGDVNLAHEQVAAISTVDEMQGAKAKVKFLMATEQNKKLKAYLMSARKKYPDDAEFHFRSGLLSQQNKMYEQAYEAFKAAIQTHEASSHYLNAMYQLGRNAVLSNLYIEEGAEMLQIYIKIHNIKMISLLFHGLI, from the coding sequence TTGTTAAAAAAATCCTTATATTATCTTGACCGTGATTTAGATAAAGCTGAAGATATTATTGTCAAGGCGCTTGAAGAAGCACCAGAAGATGCAGAGGTCAATTTCGTTTGCGGCCGAATTATGGGCAAGCAAGCAGAAAATACAATAATTTATGCATTAAGTTACGCTAAAAAGTCTCTGTCTTGTTTAAGAAAAGCAGTGAAACTTGAGCCTAGTGAAATACGTTATAAGCTTGGGTTATTGAACTTCTATTTAGGTGCTCCATCTATTGCTGGCGGTGATGTCAACCTTGCTCACGAGCAAGTGGCTGCAATATCAACGGTAGATGAGATGCAAGGCGCTAAAGCTAAAGTAAAATTTCTAATGGCTACAGAGCAAAATAAAAAATTGAAAGCTTATCTTATGAGCGCAAGAAAAAAATATCCAGATGATGCCGAATTTCATTTTCGCTCTGGCTTGCTATCTCAACAAAATAAAATGTATGAGCAAGCATATGAGGCTTTTAAAGCAGCAATACAAACGCATGAAGCTTCTTCTCATTACTTAAATGCGATGTATCAATTGGGTCGAAACGCTGTTTTGAGTAATTTATATATTGAAGAGGGCGCTGAAATGTTACAGATCTATATAAAAATACATAATATAAAAATGATATCCCTCCTGTTTCATGGGCTTATTTGA
- a CDS encoding GGDEF domain-containing protein, with the protein MSIRDSLTNLGNRRYLEQNIERELAYIERERRADKDISLGIYIFDIDHFKKVNDNYGHQAGDEVLVEISRRINQTIRDSDLFIRWGGEEFVYIARLNKESEIYLLADRILNSINQELFEISNFEPIKVTCTIGVVKYPFINTTNQSMWSKLISLADAALYYGKIKSRNCWVVINNESVESELQVDKLLTQSLEESLQCPKMNKSITIKTSFD; encoded by the coding sequence ATGAGTATAAGGGATTCACTGACAAATTTGGGTAATCGGCGATATTTAGAGCAAAATATTGAACGCGAATTAGCTTACATTGAAAGGGAGAGACGAGCTGATAAAGATATTTCTTTAGGGATTTATATTTTTGATATTGATCATTTTAAAAAGGTTAATGATAACTATGGTCATCAGGCTGGAGATGAAGTGTTAGTTGAAATTAGCCGAAGAATTAACCAAACAATTCGTGATTCCGACTTGTTTATTCGTTGGGGTGGGGAAGAGTTTGTTTATATAGCACGGTTGAATAAAGAAAGTGAAATATACTTATTGGCCGATAGAATCTTAAATTCTATCAATCAAGAGCTTTTTGAAATATCGAATTTTGAACCCATTAAAGTAACCTGCACGATTGGCGTAGTTAAGTACCCATTTATTAATACGACCAATCAAAGTATGTGGTCAAAGTTAATTAGCTTAGCTGATGCCGCACTTTATTATGGAAAAATAAAGTCTCGTAATTGCTGGGTAGTTATCAATAATGAAAGTGTAGAGTCTGAATTACAAGTGGATAAGCTCTTAACTCAATCTCTTGAAGAGTCTCTTCAGTGCCCTAAAATGAATAAAAGTATAACGATAAAAACCTCCTTTGATTAA
- a CDS encoding thymidylate synthase — MKQYLALCQRIIDEGTWVENKRTGKRCLTVINAELNYDVAANEFPMITTRKSYWKAAIAELLGYIRGYDNAADFRAIGCNTWNANANDNQAWLTNPHRKGEDDMGRVYGVQGRRWTKPDGGFVDQLKKLVDDLSNGIDDRGEILSFYNPGEFHMGCLRPCMHTHTFSLLGDTLYLTSYQRSCDVPLGLNFNQVQVFVLLALVAQITGNKPGQAYHKIVNAHIYEDQLTLMRDVQLKREPFASPKLIINPKIKSLNDLETWVTMDDFQVEGYEHHPAIAYPFSV; from the coding sequence ATGAAACAATATTTAGCATTATGTCAGCGTATTATTGACGAAGGCACTTGGGTTGAAAATAAACGCACTGGCAAACGCTGCTTAACCGTTATCAATGCTGAATTAAATTATGATGTTGCGGCGAATGAATTTCCTATGATCACCACGCGTAAAAGTTATTGGAAAGCTGCTATTGCAGAATTGCTTGGCTACATACGTGGCTATGATAACGCGGCAGACTTTCGTGCGATAGGTTGTAACACATGGAATGCTAATGCTAACGACAATCAGGCGTGGTTAACTAACCCTCATCGTAAAGGTGAAGACGATATGGGTCGTGTTTACGGTGTTCAAGGGCGACGTTGGACTAAGCCCGATGGCGGTTTTGTTGATCAACTTAAAAAACTGGTTGATGACTTATCAAATGGCATTGATGACCGTGGTGAAATATTGTCTTTTTACAATCCAGGTGAGTTTCACATGGGCTGTTTGCGCCCATGTATGCATACACATACTTTTTCTTTATTAGGCGATACGCTTTATTTAACCAGCTATCAGCGTTCATGCGATGTACCGCTTGGGCTTAATTTTAACCAAGTTCAAGTGTTTGTTTTACTGGCATTAGTCGCACAAATTACTGGTAACAAACCTGGGCAGGCGTATCATAAAATTGTTAATGCGCATATCTATGAAGACCAATTAACATTAATGCGCGATGTACAATTAAAACGTGAACCTTTTGCTTCACCTAAGTTAATTATAAACCCTAAAATCAAGTCATTAAATGACCTAGAAACATGGGTAACTATGGACGACTTTCAGGTAGAAGGTTACGAGCATCACCCTGCTATAGCGTACCCGTTTTCGGTTTAA
- a CDS encoding sulfite exporter TauE/SafE family protein, with product MIVSTLIFCMLLGCTAGFLAGLLGIGGGLVIVPALVYLLPSLGIQAELVMPISLATSLACIMFTTISAAWAHHKNANIPWAIARKLMATIALGALIGAYIADALSSATLTIIFAFAVILLATYMLLSIRVVKVKPMPSDKIIEAIGLSTGTIASLMGISGGAILVPVLTYFSMSIRHAIGTATICGFVVATFGAMGFIITGIDQENLPEWSLGYIYLPALLGVVTTSSLFAPLGVKLAGKLPVRTLKKMFAAFLIVVAIKMIFK from the coding sequence ATGATAGTTAGCACGTTAATATTTTGTATGTTGCTTGGATGTACTGCTGGATTCCTAGCAGGTTTACTGGGTATTGGTGGCGGATTAGTTATCGTGCCAGCATTAGTATATTTACTGCCTAGCTTAGGCATTCAGGCTGAACTTGTTATGCCTATTTCACTAGCCACTTCGTTGGCTTGTATTATGTTCACTACTATTTCAGCTGCTTGGGCACACCATAAAAACGCTAATATTCCTTGGGCTATTGCTCGTAAATTAATGGCGACAATTGCATTAGGCGCACTTATTGGTGCATACATTGCCGATGCACTTTCTAGCGCCACGTTAACAATAATTTTTGCATTTGCTGTTATTTTACTAGCAACATATATGCTGTTATCAATTCGTGTTGTTAAAGTTAAGCCTATGCCAAGTGATAAGATTATTGAGGCAATTGGCTTGTCTACAGGAACCATTGCCAGTTTAATGGGCATTTCTGGTGGTGCTATTTTGGTACCCGTATTAACTTATTTTTCAATGTCTATCCGCCATGCGATAGGTACTGCTACAATATGTGGTTTTGTCGTTGCCACATTTGGTGCAATGGGGTTTATTATCACAGGTATTGATCAAGAAAATTTACCTGAATGGAGCTTAGGCTACATTTATTTGCCTGCCTTATTAGGGGTGGTAACAACCTCATCATTATTTGCACCGTTAGGGGTTAAATTAGCAGGTAAATTACCCGTGAGAACCTTAAAAAAAATGTTTGCTGCTTTTTTGATTGTTGTAGCAATAAAAATGATATTCAAATAG
- the ptsP gene encoding phosphoenolpyruvate--protein phosphotransferase, translating to MLTTLRRIILEFSQDSELENALRRMVTRIKLAMNTDCCSIYLADYHHQHYILMASDGLAKASLGQTTINFNEGLVGLVGQREEPLNIANAKTHPHFFHVPEVMEEALNAFLGTPIIHQRKVIGVLTIQQKATRNFNETEEAFLVTLAAQLATSLSNAEASGLISKPKQNGQWLKPLMGVAGAAGVAMAPIMVVQLVADLNTIAIEKCQNIPYEQQRLEQAIKKTLLDFQTMSSQLGEIITDNSLDIFEMYKQLLDSANLGGEIKKKIDKNWSAESALKLVVDNYILQFESLEDSYLRERASDIRDLGNRLLLNLQSLDAQQQASPEEFILLANDVSASMVADFQHQGLKAIVSFTGSNNSHAAILARALGVPAIMGLERVPVGKLDKQVAIVDGYNGELFIAPNDALIREYQHLIVEEGELFEKVFSVKDLPSITPDGKAIELQLNAGLSQGFEHSKDSGAVGIGLYRTEIPFMDRSFFPSEQEQTLLYQNVLAAFPKQSVTMRTLDVGGDKSLPYFPINEDNPFLGWRGIRITLDHPEIFLVQVRAMMRANVGHGNLEIMLPMISSVSEVEEASRLINQAYYELSLELEETNDTPIVKPKVGIMIEVPSSIFQLKELAEKVDFFSVGSNDLTQYLLAVDRNNARVSNLYSSYHPSVLRALNMIAEQANQYLVPLSLCGELASEPAGALLLMAMGYDKLSMNPHNILRIKWVIRHVEFKRAKIILSHALTFSNAKQVHNYLNEQLEQLGLGGFVRAGM from the coding sequence ATGCTAACAACCTTACGTCGAATAATTTTGGAGTTTAGCCAAGATAGTGAGCTAGAAAATGCTTTGCGCCGTATGGTAACTCGAATTAAGTTAGCAATGAATACGGATTGTTGTTCAATTTATCTTGCTGACTATCATCATCAACATTACATCTTAATGGCTTCAGACGGATTGGCTAAAGCCTCTCTTGGGCAAACAACAATTAACTTTAATGAAGGTCTTGTTGGCTTAGTAGGCCAACGAGAAGAACCTTTAAATATAGCTAATGCTAAAACACACCCTCACTTTTTTCATGTGCCTGAAGTGATGGAAGAAGCGCTAAATGCTTTTTTAGGTACGCCCATAATTCATCAACGTAAAGTGATTGGGGTACTAACTATTCAACAAAAAGCGACCAGAAACTTTAATGAAACCGAAGAAGCTTTTCTGGTTACTCTTGCTGCACAGCTTGCTACTTCATTGTCAAATGCAGAGGCTTCGGGCTTAATCTCAAAACCTAAACAAAATGGTCAATGGTTAAAACCATTAATGGGTGTCGCTGGTGCTGCTGGTGTTGCTATGGCGCCTATAATGGTAGTGCAACTCGTGGCAGACTTAAATACTATTGCCATTGAAAAATGTCAAAACATTCCTTATGAACAACAAAGACTTGAGCAGGCAATTAAAAAAACACTGTTAGACTTTCAAACAATGTCATCTCAGTTAGGAGAGATAATAACCGATAATAGTTTAGACATATTTGAAATGTACAAACAGTTGCTCGATTCGGCAAATTTAGGTGGAGAAATTAAGAAAAAAATTGACAAAAACTGGAGTGCAGAAAGTGCACTAAAGTTAGTTGTTGATAATTATATTTTACAATTTGAGAGCCTAGAAGATAGTTATTTGCGCGAGCGAGCTTCAGATATTAGAGATTTAGGGAATCGACTTTTACTCAACCTTCAGTCGCTTGATGCACAACAACAAGCTTCTCCTGAAGAGTTTATTTTACTGGCTAACGATGTTAGCGCTTCAATGGTTGCAGACTTTCAACATCAAGGGCTTAAAGCTATCGTCTCTTTTACTGGCTCAAATAACTCGCATGCCGCTATTTTAGCCAGAGCATTAGGCGTACCTGCTATTATGGGGTTAGAGCGAGTACCCGTAGGTAAATTAGATAAGCAAGTAGCCATTGTTGATGGCTACAATGGCGAGTTGTTTATAGCACCTAACGACGCCTTAATTCGAGAATATCAGCATTTAATTGTTGAAGAAGGAGAGCTGTTTGAAAAGGTTTTTAGTGTTAAAGACCTACCTAGTATTACCCCTGATGGTAAAGCTATAGAGTTACAACTTAATGCGGGTTTATCACAAGGCTTTGAACATTCTAAAGACAGTGGCGCTGTAGGAATTGGCTTATATCGAACAGAAATTCCGTTTATGGATCGCAGTTTTTTCCCATCGGAACAAGAGCAAACTCTACTTTACCAAAATGTATTAGCTGCTTTTCCTAAGCAGTCTGTAACTATGCGGACACTTGATGTTGGTGGCGATAAGTCGCTACCTTATTTTCCCATAAATGAAGATAATCCATTTTTGGGCTGGCGTGGTATTAGAATTACGTTAGATCATCCTGAAATATTTTTGGTGCAAGTGCGAGCGATGATGCGTGCTAATGTTGGTCACGGTAATTTAGAAATAATGTTACCGATGATTTCCAGTGTTTCAGAAGTTGAAGAAGCTTCTCGACTAATCAACCAAGCTTATTATGAATTGAGCTTAGAGCTTGAAGAAACAAATGACACGCCCATAGTAAAGCCTAAAGTAGGCATAATGATTGAAGTGCCAAGCAGTATTTTTCAACTTAAAGAACTCGCTGAAAAAGTCGATTTTTTCTCCGTGGGCAGCAACGATTTAACCCAATATTTGTTAGCGGTTGACCGTAATAATGCACGAGTGTCTAACTTGTATAGTTCGTATCATCCATCGGTTTTAAGAGCGTTAAATATGATTGCTGAGCAAGCGAACCAGTATCTAGTGCCATTGAGCTTATGTGGAGAATTAGCAAGTGAGCCTGCTGGTGCATTATTATTAATGGCAATGGGCTACGACAAGCTGAGTATGAACCCGCATAATATTTTGCGGATAAAATGGGTGATACGGCATGTTGAATTCAAACGAGCTAAAATTATATTATCTCATGCACTTACCTTTTCAAATGCTAAGCAAGTGCATAATTATTTAAATGAACAGTTAGAGCAACTTGGCTTGGGCGGATTTGTTCGCGCGGGTATGTAG
- the rppH gene encoding RNA pyrophosphohydrolase — MIDADGYRANVGIVIINDRGQVFWARRNGQHSWQYPQGGVDDGESAEQTMYRELHEEVGLKPEHVTVVASTKHWLRYKLPKRLIRHDSKPVCIGQKQKWFLLKLTANESAFDLIHSDRPEFDDWRWVSYWYPVRQVVSFKRDVYRKVMKEFAPHTMPYYRPERRKRKN; from the coding sequence GTGATAGATGCCGATGGCTATCGAGCCAATGTCGGCATAGTAATAATCAATGACAGGGGACAAGTATTTTGGGCCAGACGTAATGGTCAGCACTCATGGCAATACCCACAGGGTGGTGTAGATGATGGTGAATCAGCCGAACAAACTATGTATAGGGAGTTACATGAAGAAGTTGGCTTAAAACCTGAGCATGTGACAGTTGTTGCATCGACTAAACATTGGCTAAGATACAAATTACCAAAACGGTTAATAAGGCATGACAGTAAGCCCGTTTGTATTGGGCAGAAACAAAAATGGTTTTTGCTTAAATTAACCGCAAATGAGTCTGCGTTTGATTTAATTCACTCTGACCGTCCAGAATTTGACGATTGGCGTTGGGTTAGTTACTGGTATCCAGTACGACAGGTTGTTTCTTTTAAACGAGACGTTTATCGCAAAGTGATGAAAGAATTTGCTCCTCACACTATGCCTTATTATCGTCCAGAACGTCGTAAACGTAAAAATTGA
- the mutH gene encoding DNA mismatch repair endonuclease MutH — translation MISISAPENEQILLKRAQALSGLTLGEIAAQVGIKVPKNLTKEKGWIGLLLEHVLGASAGSKPEPDFPELGIELKSLPINHLGKPLETTFVCVAPLIGLTGVVWQNSHLKNKLARVLWVPVISERHIPVAERIVATPFIWSPSVEQEQQLAQDWQELTDMIVLGKVEQINGKHGDILQLRPKAANASAKTKAFNHKGEPFLTLPRGFYLKTAFTQQLIHQHLIVE, via the coding sequence ATGATATCTATCAGTGCTCCAGAAAACGAACAAATACTTTTAAAAAGGGCGCAGGCACTTTCTGGCTTAACCTTAGGCGAAATAGCTGCACAGGTGGGTATTAAAGTACCTAAAAACCTCACTAAAGAAAAAGGATGGATAGGACTACTGTTAGAGCATGTGCTTGGTGCTAGCGCTGGCTCTAAACCTGAACCAGACTTTCCAGAGTTAGGGATAGAATTAAAATCTCTACCTATTAACCACCTAGGCAAACCCCTTGAAACCACCTTTGTTTGTGTTGCCCCCTTAATAGGTTTAACTGGGGTTGTTTGGCAAAATAGTCACCTGAAAAATAAGTTAGCTCGTGTGCTTTGGGTACCTGTTATTTCTGAACGACATATTCCTGTAGCAGAAAGAATCGTTGCAACACCTTTTATTTGGTCACCTTCCGTAGAGCAAGAACAGCAATTAGCTCAAGACTGGCAAGAGTTAACAGATATGATTGTTTTAGGAAAAGTTGAACAGATTAATGGTAAACATGGTGATATTTTACAGTTAAGACCCAAAGCGGCTAATGCCAGTGCAAAAACAAAAGCGTTTAATCATAAAGGAGAGCCCTTTTTAACCTTGCCTCGTGGCTTTTATTTAAAAACAGCCTTCACCCAACAGTTAATTCATCAACACCTTATCGTGGAGTAA
- a CDS encoding D-hexose-6-phosphate mutarotase, whose translation MSYITLLTNDFGKISQYQKANGIDILEIKHRLCAASISLYGGQVLNWQPVDQLPVFWLSDRSIYQPGKAIRGGIPICWPWFGAYKDAGNHGFARQIQWHLDDIKLTENEVVLVFSTAGENVSPFWPHAFKLVQKISFSTDFTQQLTIENLSVQSVKFTSALHSYFNVSSPKNTSIQALNNVLFDDKVSLLNDQKDTLTNCVGPLDRIYHNQSVQQIKDIGWQRTIEVKSTQCEQWVLWNPGRKIAESMTDIHKEGENEFVCLEAANTKWLTIAGHESITLEQTVSVSANSNVTPR comes from the coding sequence ATGAGTTATATCACATTACTCACTAATGATTTTGGTAAAATTTCTCAATACCAGAAAGCTAATGGTATTGATATTCTTGAAATAAAACATCGCTTATGTGCGGCAAGCATAAGTTTATATGGTGGACAAGTGCTAAACTGGCAGCCTGTAGATCAATTGCCTGTTTTCTGGCTAAGTGATCGCAGTATTTATCAACCTGGAAAAGCAATAAGAGGAGGCATACCCATTTGTTGGCCATGGTTTGGTGCATATAAAGATGCGGGTAATCATGGTTTTGCCCGTCAAATACAATGGCACTTAGACGATATTAAATTAACAGAAAATGAAGTTGTATTAGTTTTTTCAACTGCAGGTGAAAACGTATCTCCATTTTGGCCACATGCATTTAAATTAGTACAGAAAATCTCATTTTCAACTGACTTTACTCAGCAGCTTACGATTGAAAATTTATCTGTTCAATCGGTAAAGTTTACCAGTGCATTACACAGTTATTTTAACGTAAGCTCTCCTAAAAATACGTCAATACAGGCGTTAAATAATGTGTTATTTGACGATAAAGTTTCTTTGTTGAATGATCAAAAAGATACGTTAACTAATTGTGTTGGCCCACTTGATCGAATTTATCATAATCAAAGTGTTCAACAGATTAAAGATATAGGTTGGCAACGAACGATAGAGGTTAAATCAACCCAGTGTGAGCAATGGGTTTTATGGAACCCTGGCCGTAAAATTGCTGAATCTATGACTGATATACATAAAGAGGGAGAAAATGAGTTTGTTTGTTTGGAGGCTGCTAATACAAAGTGGTTAACAATTGCAGGCCATGAAAGTATAACACTTGAACAAACCGTTTCTGTTAGTGCTAATAGCAATGTTACTCCACGATAA
- a CDS encoding amidohydrolase family protein, producing MKNLTIFKSSLVALALAAASSAFAQSVAITNATVHTVTDQGVLTNATVVMDNGVITAINPESVSADTVIDAEGKILTPGFIGVMNQLGLVEVSAVSRTRDAGDKKADITFDPSIAFNPRSTLIPYSRKGGITSNVVAPSGGDDMFKGQAFVADLSGSFDSVIEKNTAVIIDLGSQSRGSRVLALQKLRVTLEDAKDDLAKAKKAKSKKDDKAKEPKRDEKVINALLAGETPLVAYADRATDLLELINIKKEFGVNIVVSGGADAVLVAKQLAEAEVPVIVSSISNLPSSFDSLHSSLDNAAKLKEAGVKVLLTISGDTHNLYQLRFDTGIAVANGLAQEDALAAITANIADVFSFNAGRIAVGKKADVVLWTADPFEISTQVDKMWINGEEVSTRSRQDALRDRYTTPSNMPRAYTK from the coding sequence ATGAAAAATTTAACAATATTTAAATCTTCTCTTGTTGCGCTAGCGTTGGCGGCTGCTTCATCAGCTTTTGCTCAAAGTGTTGCTATTACAAATGCTACAGTTCACACCGTAACTGACCAAGGCGTATTAACTAATGCGACAGTTGTTATGGATAATGGTGTTATTACTGCCATTAACCCTGAAAGTGTTAGTGCAGATACTGTCATTGATGCCGAAGGGAAAATACTAACACCTGGTTTTATTGGAGTAATGAACCAACTAGGTTTGGTAGAAGTGTCTGCGGTATCTCGTACTAGAGATGCTGGTGATAAAAAGGCTGATATTACTTTTGATCCAAGTATTGCTTTTAACCCTAGATCAACGCTAATACCATACAGCAGAAAAGGCGGAATTACTTCTAACGTTGTAGCGCCTAGTGGTGGTGATGACATGTTTAAAGGACAAGCATTTGTTGCTGATTTATCAGGTAGCTTCGACAGTGTTATTGAAAAAAATACTGCTGTTATCATTGATTTAGGCTCACAAAGCCGAGGTTCGCGTGTACTAGCACTTCAGAAATTACGGGTTACCTTGGAAGATGCTAAAGATGACTTAGCAAAAGCGAAAAAAGCCAAAAGCAAAAAAGATGATAAAGCGAAAGAGCCTAAGCGCGACGAAAAAGTGATTAATGCATTACTTGCAGGTGAAACTCCGTTAGTTGCATACGCTGATCGTGCGACAGATTTACTTGAATTGATTAATATCAAAAAAGAATTTGGTGTAAACATTGTTGTCTCAGGAGGGGCTGATGCCGTGCTTGTTGCTAAACAGCTTGCCGAAGCAGAAGTTCCTGTTATTGTAAGCAGCATTAGTAACTTACCTAGCAGTTTTGATTCACTTCATTCGTCATTGGATAACGCTGCAAAGCTTAAAGAAGCTGGTGTTAAAGTGTTACTAACTATCAGTGGTGATACTCATAACTTGTACCAATTGCGTTTTGATACGGGTATTGCTGTTGCTAATGGTTTAGCCCAAGAAGATGCCTTAGCTGCTATTACAGCTAACATTGCTGATGTGTTTTCATTTAACGCGGGTCGTATAGCCGTGGGTAAAAAAGCAGATGTTGTTTTATGGACGGCAGATCCTTTTGAAATAAGTACTCAGGTTGATAAAATGTGGATTAACGGTGAGGAAGTAAGTACGCGTAGCCGTCAAGATGCACTGCGTGATCGCTATACCACACCTAGTAATATGCCGCGCGCATACACTAAATAG
- a CDS encoding amidohydrolase has translation MNKYLPSLLVAAVSVALTGCLQTEAQDEKVVINKNPYPSAYKVLPSQVTLIKNATVLTGTGERIDNADVLMNNGKIVQVGQNLSDANALEINAQGKWVTPGVIDVHSHLGVYPSPSVESHSDGNEATQPNTSEVWAEHGIWPQDPGFQAARAGGVTTLQILPGSANLFGGRGVTLRNVPSHTMQGMKFPDAPYGLKMACGENPKRVYGGKKVSPSTRMGNMAGYRMAWAEATEYKRAWDKYESDYAAGKNPEAPARDIELDTLKSVLEGEIKIHNHCYKAEEMAMMIDLGKEFNYDSGTFHHAIEGYKIADLLAENGNCAAMWPDWWGFKMEAFDMVQENVAIVDAAKNSCAIVHSDSATTIQRLNQEAAKVMYRANDNGFEIKPEHAITWITSNAAKSLGLEDTGSLTAGKRADVVIWNKSPFSIYAQAEQVFVDGAKVYDRNDEKYQAKSDFMLGQE, from the coding sequence ATGAATAAATATTTACCGTCATTATTAGTGGCGGCGGTGTCAGTTGCATTAACCGGTTGTTTGCAAACTGAAGCGCAAGATGAAAAAGTTGTCATTAATAAAAATCCTTATCCAAGTGCATACAAAGTATTACCGTCGCAAGTTACCTTAATTAAAAATGCTACCGTGTTAACGGGTACAGGCGAGCGTATTGATAATGCTGACGTATTAATGAATAACGGTAAAATTGTTCAAGTAGGCCAAAACTTATCTGATGCGAATGCCTTAGAAATTAATGCCCAAGGTAAATGGGTTACACCAGGTGTGATTGATGTTCATTCACATTTAGGCGTTTATCCTAGCCCTTCAGTTGAATCTCATTCAGATGGCAATGAAGCCACACAGCCTAATACTTCTGAAGTATGGGCAGAGCACGGTATTTGGCCACAAGATCCTGGTTTCCAAGCTGCAAGAGCAGGTGGGGTTACTACATTACAAATTTTACCTGGTTCGGCAAACTTATTTGGCGGTCGTGGCGTAACTTTGCGTAATGTGCCAAGCCATACTATGCAAGGAATGAAGTTCCCAGACGCCCCTTACGGCTTAAAAATGGCTTGCGGTGAAAACCCTAAGCGTGTTTATGGTGGCAAGAAAGTATCACCATCTACTCGTATGGGAAATATGGCTGGCTATCGTATGGCATGGGCTGAAGCAACTGAATATAAACGTGCTTGGGATAAATATGAGTCTGATTATGCTGCGGGTAAAAATCCAGAAGCACCTGCACGTGATATTGAGCTAGACACTTTAAAAAGTGTATTAGAAGGCGAAATTAAAATTCATAATCATTGCTATAAAGCTGAAGAAATGGCGATGATGATTGATTTGGGTAAAGAGTTTAATTACGACTCAGGAACATTCCACCATGCAATTGAAGGTTATAAAATTGCTGATCTTTTAGCTGAAAATGGTAATTGTGCGGCAATGTGGCCAGATTGGTGGGGCTTTAAAATGGAGGCCTTTGATATGGTTCAAGAAAATGTTGCCATTGTCGATGCTGCTAAAAACTCATGCGCTATTGTGCACTCTGACTCTGCCACTACTATTCAACGCCTGAACCAAGAAGCTGCTAAGGTAATGTATCGCGCAAATGATAATGGTTTTGAAATTAAACCAGAACATGCGATTACTTGGATCACAAGTAATGCAGCTAAGTCTTTAGGTCTTGAAGATACGGGCAGTTTAACTGCTGGTAAACGTGCCGATGTTGTTATCTGGAATAAAAGCCCATTCAGTATTTATGCACAGGCTGAGCAAGTCTTTGTTGATGGCGCCAAGGTTTATGATAGAAATGATGAAAAATATCAAGCGAAAAGCGATTTTATGCTAGGTCAGGAATAG